In the Natronobacterium texcoconense genome, one interval contains:
- the surE gene encoding 5'/3'-nucleotidase SurE, giving the protein MNRAPEIVLTNDDGIDAPGIRALYDALSAVGSVTVVAPNRNRSAVGRALSYGRTSTDDTTIDELTVDFSEEAFTSPVPHTDHELGYAVDGTPCDCAIVGVNAIEPEPDVLVSGCNAGANLGAYVLSRSGTVSAAMEAAFLDVPSIAVSMDTLGYEGEGDDISPADFERAAEITASIVEGAPETGLFDRIDYLNVNVPRPDRPIESVEITRPTEVYEMDATMEDGQFRLTNRLWQQMANRDIPDPPDTDRHALLEDRLSISPLVAPYEVVDTDPVRNVIEEIVSA; this is encoded by the coding sequence ATGAATCGAGCGCCGGAGATCGTGCTGACGAACGACGACGGAATCGACGCGCCGGGTATCCGAGCGCTGTACGACGCACTCTCGGCGGTCGGGTCGGTTACCGTCGTCGCTCCCAACCGGAACCGGAGTGCGGTCGGACGTGCCCTCTCCTACGGCCGGACGAGCACGGACGATACGACGATAGACGAACTGACGGTGGACTTCTCGGAAGAGGCGTTCACCAGCCCGGTTCCCCACACCGACCACGAACTCGGCTATGCAGTCGACGGCACGCCCTGTGACTGTGCCATCGTCGGCGTCAACGCCATAGAGCCCGAACCCGACGTACTCGTTTCGGGCTGTAATGCGGGGGCGAACCTCGGCGCGTACGTCCTCTCGCGCTCGGGAACCGTCAGCGCCGCGATGGAGGCGGCCTTCCTCGACGTCCCCTCGATCGCCGTCTCGATGGACACGCTCGGCTACGAGGGCGAAGGCGACGATATCTCACCAGCGGACTTCGAGCGAGCGGCGGAGATCACCGCCTCGATCGTCGAAGGCGCTCCCGAAACCGGCCTCTTCGACCGGATCGACTACCTCAACGTCAACGTTCCCCGTCCCGACCGACCGATCGAGAGCGTCGAAATAACCCGGCCGACGGAAGTCTACGAGATGGACGCCACCATGGAAGACGGCCAGTTCCGGCTGACCAACCGCCTCTGGCAGCAGATGGCCAACCGCGACATTCCGGACCCGCCGGATACGGACCGCCACGCACTCCTCGAGGACAGACTCTCGATCTCGCCGCTCGTGGCTCCCTACGAGGTCGTCGACACCGACCCGGTCCGGAACGTCATCGAGGAGATCGTCTCCGCCTGA
- a CDS encoding FxLYD domain-containing protein: MHRRALLSLVPAALIPGAGCLEYLDEDEEITEPGDVEIVWDDLVRDNPGTEDERVAVWGVVRNVGDRTLSYIEVRATFFDAESDELESVIENVDEDVTSGEEWAFEVEFPHFGERAADVERYELEPATGV; the protein is encoded by the coding sequence ATGCACCGCCGTGCGCTCCTCTCGCTCGTCCCTGCCGCGCTGATTCCGGGGGCCGGCTGTCTCGAGTATCTCGACGAGGACGAGGAGATCACCGAACCCGGCGACGTCGAAATCGTCTGGGACGACCTCGTCCGGGATAATCCGGGGACCGAGGACGAGCGGGTCGCCGTCTGGGGCGTCGTGCGGAACGTCGGCGATCGGACGCTGAGCTACATCGAAGTTCGGGCGACGTTTTTCGACGCCGAGAGCGATGAACTCGAGAGCGTCATCGAGAACGTCGACGAAGACGTGACCTCCGGCGAGGAGTGGGCCTTCGAGGTGGAGTTTCCCCACTTCGGCGAACGGGCTGCCGACGTCGAACGGTACGAACTCGAGCCGGCGACCGGCGTCTGA
- a CDS encoding flippase, with protein MTDHDEGVSTLAKQGSITFVGNVINGALGFAIVMLMTRFVSPSVYGLFVLATSVILFMQVFANLGLPLAIDYFVPQYLDADERGKAKGVIVQVTATVLVTSSLVAFALAMSATTVSEFFQEPAMQIALLFLSVTIPMLAIYNVLLTSYYSIKKLQYRVIMRDLVRPIVRFTVTAGLLLVGYGLLGLIIGYVVGLAVAITVGAIVFTYKAWDLLTVDVELVPARPLVTYSVPLAMTSVVFVLMGHVDYFVLGFFLSSDDVGIYRVGYMLGSGLMIIFNSLSPVFKPLIAEKRDDIQLVQSRFRTMARWIAAITLPVAIVLSLGSSSYLSVLYTPQYAEASAVVVLLAGAFLFNVTFGGPDGSLLQGLGYSRMVFANTLVLFGANFLLSMALVPIFGIEGAAIGSATALFLVGTLTLVEIYYLDGIHPFTRDFAKIVAAGVPATIAGVPVVSLIETDIAVVIALPVVVIGVYLLALLVTDAFTEEDARMLGEFSPRLEKWLPVR; from the coding sequence ATGACCGACCACGACGAAGGCGTCTCGACGCTGGCAAAGCAGGGGAGTATCACGTTCGTCGGGAACGTGATCAACGGGGCGCTGGGCTTTGCCATCGTCATGCTGATGACGCGGTTCGTCAGCCCCTCGGTCTACGGACTGTTCGTCCTCGCGACTTCGGTCATACTCTTCATGCAGGTGTTCGCGAACCTCGGGTTGCCGCTTGCGATCGACTACTTCGTCCCCCAGTACCTGGACGCGGACGAACGCGGGAAGGCGAAGGGCGTGATCGTCCAGGTGACGGCGACCGTCCTCGTGACCTCGTCGCTGGTGGCGTTCGCGTTAGCGATGAGTGCGACCACGGTCAGCGAGTTCTTCCAGGAGCCGGCGATGCAGATCGCGCTCCTCTTTCTGTCCGTCACAATCCCGATGCTGGCGATCTACAACGTCTTGCTCACCTCCTATTACAGCATCAAGAAGCTGCAGTACCGGGTCATCATGCGCGACCTCGTGCGCCCGATCGTTCGCTTTACCGTCACGGCTGGCCTCCTGCTGGTCGGTTACGGCCTGCTCGGGCTCATTATCGGCTACGTCGTCGGCCTCGCCGTCGCGATCACGGTCGGTGCGATCGTCTTCACGTACAAGGCCTGGGACCTGCTGACGGTCGACGTCGAACTCGTTCCGGCACGGCCGCTCGTGACTTACTCCGTCCCGCTGGCGATGACTAGCGTCGTCTTCGTGTTAATGGGTCACGTCGACTACTTCGTGCTCGGTTTCTTCCTCTCGTCCGACGACGTCGGCATCTACCGGGTCGGCTACATGCTCGGCTCCGGACTGATGATCATCTTCAACTCGCTGTCGCCGGTGTTCAAGCCGCTGATCGCCGAGAAACGAGACGACATCCAACTGGTCCAGTCCCGGTTCCGGACCATGGCCCGCTGGATCGCTGCCATTACGCTCCCGGTCGCGATCGTCCTCTCGCTTGGCTCGAGTTCGTACCTCTCGGTGCTGTACACGCCACAGTACGCCGAGGCCAGCGCCGTTGTCGTGTTGCTCGCCGGCGCGTTCCTCTTCAACGTCACCTTCGGTGGTCCCGACGGCTCCCTGCTCCAGGGGCTTGGCTACTCGCGGATGGTCTTCGCCAACACGCTGGTTCTCTTCGGCGCGAACTTCCTGCTCTCGATGGCACTCGTCCCGATCTTCGGCATCGAGGGTGCAGCGATCGGCTCCGCGACCGCCCTCTTCCTCGTGGGCACGCTCACGCTCGTCGAAATCTACTATCTCGACGGCATCCACCCCTTCACTCGAGATTTCGCAAAGATCGTCGCTGCAGGTGTCCCTGCGACAATCGCTGGCGTTCCGGTCGTCTCCCTGATCGAGACCGACATCGCCGTCGTGATCGCGCTTCCCGTCGTCGTGATCGGCGTCTACCTGCTCGCGTTGCTGGTGACCGACGCGTTCACCGAGGAAGACGCCCGCATGCTCGGGGAGTTCAGCCCGCGACTCGAGAAGTGGCTGCCGGTCAGGTAA